A genome region from Eremothecium cymbalariae DBVPG#7215 chromosome 4, complete sequence includes the following:
- a CDS encoding uncharacterized protein (similar to Ashbya gossypii AER328W) yields the protein MTSSRSSNKSVTTSLGNKNSNNKSNGTDTAVEPVDEGEVEHLPLNSWRVWYRKRRPSMNTSSSKNMNTMLEKLVEQEQGSTGSNKHSSTSNGNNTSYSSWWRKGSYTSLKGLDRRYSDTSNGTTPDSFVESAFQGQQTPSSPEDAINKESSRGKKRSWPLWNKNSPPIEDDADFPHQSKSKKPVINELILSTRKGAILFKPKSAKEIAQEDKSSTSQHETSDSAHLLVPSFDILPKHTPFTFLYSSVGRLGHKWNLINESRLKNCTLYRRGPQTTLNMLSANKSKPVKVLLVGVHGFFPTKMIRPLIGEPTGTSTKFITEAEKTVVRWFREKNASVQISKIALEKEGKVFERVGYFFEVMKKWANEINDADFVYFVAHSQGCPVTVILLAKLIEAGVINLNPIYIDPDAPVDLAETKRKKVISVLAMAGINNGPFYGVDQTFLVKAYSTIENDSLQELFQFQDFNTIQSKKYIQSLRIIIASNVKITYIGSINDQLVPLYSSTCLFAHHPNIFRATFIDKDSKTPAFITRIVKIAHHLINLGYDDHNIIKEISASLAGNLTCGGHSKIYNEDQVYELGIKFALETTDLPVDIPVIYKPYQVNQLGSNPYHLPWCMRGLLYECGAHLNKEEILMLFKEFDRWEPETKQLKDVKYRLSGLKSKL from the coding sequence ATGACTAGTAGTCGATCATCCAACAAGTCTGTCACGACGTCATTaggaaataaaaatagCAATAACAAATCGAATGGCACAGATACAGCTGTTGAGCCTGTTGATGAAGGGGAGGTTGAACACCTGCCACTGAACTCGTGGAGAGTTTGGTATCGGAAGCGTCGGCCGTCCATGAATACCAGTAGTAGCAAGAATATGAATACGATGCTAGAGAAGCTAGTTGAACAGGAGCAAGGGAGCACTGGTTCCAACAAACATAGCAGTACTTCGAACGGTAATAATACATCTTATTCTTCATGGTGGCGCAAGGGTTCATATACTTCACTGAAGGGGTTAGATAGGCGGTATTCTGATACCAGCAATGGTACGACTCCTGATTCGTTTGTTGAATCGGCTTTTCAAGGACAGCAAACGCCATCTTCACCTGAAGATGCAATCAATAAGGAGAGCTCTAGGGGTAAAAAGAGATCATGGCCTCTCTGGAACAAAAATAGTCCACcaattgaagatgacgCCGATTTCCCGCATCAGAGCAAGTCCAAAAAACCTGTGATTAACGAATTGATTTTATCTACTAGGAAGGGTGCTATTCTATTTAAACCAAAATCTGCCAAGGAGATAGCTCAGGAAGATAAAAGTTCTACTTCCCAACATGAGACTAGCGATAGCGCTCATCTTTTGGTACCCTCTTTTGACATTCTACCAAAACACACTCCATTTACTTTTCTTTACTCTTCCGTAGGGAGGTTAGGTCATAAGTGGAATTTAATTAACGAATCtagattgaagaattgtACGTTATACAGACGTGGACCGCAGACAACCCTAAATATGTTGTCtgcaaacaaatcaaaacCTGTAAAAGTCTTACTCGTGGGTGTGCATGGTTTCTTCCCCACAAAGATGATAAGGCCGCTTATCGGTGAACCTACTGGCACTTCTACCAAGTTTATTACCGAGGCAGAGAAAACTGTGGTTAGATGGTTCCGAGAAAAGAATGCCAGCGTGCAAATCAGTAAAATAGCTTTAGAAAAAGAGGGCAAAGTTTTCGAACGGGTAGGGTATTTTTTTGAGGTGATGAAGAAGTGGGCAAATGAAATAAATGATGCAGATTTTGTATATTTCGTCGCGCATTCACAGGGCTGCCCTGTCACTGTTATACTACTGGCTAAGTTAATCGAGGCAGGTGTTATCAACCTGAATCCGATCTACATTGATCCAGATGCCCCCGTAGATCTGgcagaaacaaaaaggaaaaaggtTATTAGTGTTTTGGCCATGGCTGGCATTAATAATGGCCCGTTCTATGGCGTTGATCAAACTTTCCTGGTGAAAGCATATTCAACTATCGAAAATGATTCATTGCAAGAACTATTCCAGTTTCAAGACTTCAATACTATCCAATCTAAAAAGTACATCCAATCATTACGAATAATCATTGCAAGCAATGTTAAAATAACTTACATCGGTTCTATTAATGATCAGCTAGTTCCATTGTATTCTTCTACCTGCTTATTTGCTCATCACCCTAACATTTTTAGAGCAACATTCATTGATAAAGACTCAAAGACGCCTGCATTTATCACTCGCATTGTAAAGATTGCTCACCACTTAATAAACTTGGGTTATGATGATCACAATATCATAAAGGAAATAAGTGCATCTTTGGCAGGAAACTTGACGTGCGGTGGCCATTCCAAGATATACAACGAAGACCAGGTTTATGAATTGGGAATCAAATTCGCACTTGAGACGACTGATTTACCAGTTGATATCCCAGTAATTTACAAACCGTATCAAGTAAATCAATTGGGATCGAATCCATATCATCTACCTTGGTGTATGCGAGGTTTACTATATGAATGTGGAGCCCATCTCAACAAAGAGGAGattttgatgttgtttaaagaatttgatcGATGGGAACCTGAGACAAAGCAGTTGAAGGATGTTAAGTATAGGTTGAGTGGACTCAAGTCAAAATTATAG
- the DOT1 gene encoding histone methyltransferase DOT1 (similar to Ashbya gossypii AER326C): MTIPHACMESPHTFMSSSAGEENSGSAVDSGTPAITDTSDKTSNHKPNRMLLELLEDSNKYDMRSQCSLPESWLRKRPQVSYKLTHTKVLKQDDNMKKAEKNTSSSRPSRKNKNKLVKNGVAIKSTKTVSSLKKNKSRKEATKRVTTSNGASKEHKVISKSNQTKLPDISNLANFEPEESSQTAGKSSSDSNQQKKGNESFIVDSDEKLILAHDFFNLDNFSESFNGNITSSLILSTKDTETQRIIRVYSIMYPEHYEEYKIDFASYSKQYYNSIVEIGKFIEYAVMLYMPQPFYDQGTKIVRSLNEAFDTMNQELFIETVEEYNKVITSIPRSSIITRLRSLKSIPRSFIHDFLQIAYSRCILPNVNGLKEYQGFSNFVYGELLPSFLSTAFDQCGLKSEHLFMDLGSGVGNCVVQASLEYGCKLSFGCEIMQNASELAELQLEELRNRCALWGIRVRPIEFCLRKSFVDNHRVNELLPQCDIILINNFIFDAKLNQMVERLIQRLKPGCKLITLRNLRPSGYTINFYDVENILNRLKVQKFVLPDDSVSWTYKGGGEYYISTVESDIDDSVFHSYAKGRVRSNKTIKYTR; this comes from the coding sequence ATGACCATACCACATGCATGTATGGAGAGTCCTCACACGTTTATGAGTTCGAGTGCTGGAGAAGAGAATTCAGGTTCCGCAGTTGACTCAGGAACTCCTGCAATAACAGATACATCAGATAAAACCAGTAACCATAAACCCAACCGAATGTTGCTGGAGTTGCTAGAGGATTCGAATAAATATGATATGAGAAGTCAATGCAGTCTGCCTGAATCCTGGTTGAGAAAAAGACCACAAGTTAGCTACAAGCTGACGCACACTAAGGTTTTGAAGCAGGATGATAACATGAAGAAAGCAGAGAAGAATACTAGTAGCAGCAGACCATCcagaaagaacaagaatAAATTAGTTAAAAACGGTGTTGCAATTAAAAGTACAAAAACTGTTAGctctttgaagaagaacaagagtCGTAAAGAAGCTACTAAGAGGGTGACAACTTCCAATGGAGCCTCAAAGGAGCATAAGGTGATATCGAaatcaaatcaaacaaaattGCCAGACATATCGAACTTGGCTAACTTTGAGCCTGAAGAAAGTTCGCAGACTGCAGGTAAATCTAGTAGTGATTCCAACCAGCAGAAAAAGGGCAATGAATCGTTTATAGTTGATTCAGATGAAAAGCTTATACTAGCTCATGACTTTTTTAACCTTGATAACTTCAGCGAATCTTTTAATGGTAACATAACCAGTTCGTTGATTCTATCTACAAAGGACACAGAGACCCAAAGGATTATTAGGGTTTACTCAATTATGTATCCAGAACAttatgaagaatataaGATAGATTTTGCAAGCTACAGCAAGCAGTATTACAATTCGATAGTGGAGATTGGTAAATTTATAGAGTACGCGGTCATGCTATATATGCCACAACCTTTTTATGATCAAGGGACAAAAATTGTGCGAAGCCTTAATGAAGCCTTTGATACTATGAATCAGGAGTTGTTTATAGAAACCGTTGAAGAGTATAACAAGGTGATTACGTCAATACCTAGAAGCTCTATTATAACTCGGCTTCGTTCTTTGAAGAGTATACCCCGCTCATTTATCCATGATTTTCTCCAGATTGCATACTCCAGGTGCATTTTGCCCAATGTCAACGGCCTGAAGGAGTACCAAGGTTTCAGTAACTTTGTATACGGCGAACTTCTGCCGAGCTTTCTGTCCACTGCATTTGATCAGTGTGGGTTGAAGTCAGAACATCTATTTATGGACCTAGGGTCAGGAGTTGGTAACTGTGTTGTGCAAGCCTCATTGGAGTACGGTTGTAAATTAAGTTTTGGATGTGAAATTATGCAGAATGCTAGCGAATTGGCGGAATTGCAGCTTGAGGAACTTAGGAATCGTTGTGCCTTATGGGGCATACGAGTAAGACCAATTGAATTTTGTCTACGCAAAAGCTTTGTTGATAACCATCGTGTGAATGAGTTGCTACCTCAATGCGATATTATCCTGATTAATAACTTTATATTCGATGCCAAGCTAAACCAGATGGTGGAAAGGCTTATTCAGAGACTAAAACCCGGTTGTAAACTTATTACCCTGAGGAATTTGAGACCCTCAGGCTATACGATTAACTTttatgatgttgaaaatattctGAATAGATTGAAAGTACAAAAATTCGTCCTTCCAGATGATAGCGTATCCTGGACCTACAAAGGTGGAGgtgaatattatatttcCACTGTTGAATCAGACATTGATGACTCCGTCTTTCATTCCTACGCAAAGGGTAGGGTCAGAAGTAATAAAACGATAAAATACACACGCTAG
- the UNG1 gene encoding uracil-DNA glycosylase (similar to Ashbya gossypii AER327C): MTILTAKRKLSDPKVASSALKSKKQRSLTEFFSVSKTNATPSSNVEEQKVEKRVQSKVERNCSVANVQLNEDKPVESFRAGLTPEQLQLLSLEMNTIDATWFRKLRPEFTKHYFLQLKRFVIGEQNQHTVFPPPKDVYSWTRLTPFDKVRVVVIGQDPYHNHNQAHGLAFSVKPPTPAPPSLKNIYKELQTNYPDFVVDLSVGDLSHWSEQGVLLLNTSLTVRAHSANSHSKKGWEPFTNRVVQLLVDDRKQSGAPLVFLLWGSNAAKLVEGVLGNRKQENFLVLKSVHPSPLSASRGFFGNYHFKKINDWLYARKHPMIDWSVSPSTQLKEVMEANENL, translated from the coding sequence ATGACGATACTGACTGccaaaagaaaactgaGTGATCCAAAGGTTGCTTCGAGTGCGTTAAAGTCCAAAAAGCAGAGGTCTCTTACGGAGTTTTTCAGTGTGTCAAAAACTAACGCGACGCCGTCTTCTAATGTTGAGGAACAGAAGGTGGAAAAGAGGGTTCAAAGCAAGGTGGAAAGGAATTGTTCTGTGGCCAATGTGCAATTGAACGAGGATAAGCCTGTAGAGTCGTTCAGGGCTGGTCTTACGCCAGAGCAACTGCAGCTGTTGTCGTTGGAGATGAACACAATTGACGCGACATGGTTCCGTAAACTTCGTCCTGAGTTTACGAAGCACTACTTTCTGCAGCTGAAGAGGTTTGTGATCGGAGAGCAGAATCAGCATACTGTGTTCCCGCCTCCCAAGGATGTGTATTCTTGGACACGGCTGACTCCATTTGACAAGGTCCGGGTTGTGGTTATTGGACAGGACCCATATCATAACCATAACCAGGCCCATGGACTGGCGTTTAGTGTGAAGCCACCAACGCCTGCACCCCCTTccttgaaaaatatatacaaggAGCTGCAGACCAACTACCCGGATTTTGTTGTAGATCTCAGCGTTGGTGATTTGTCACATTGGTCGGAGCAAGGTGTACTATTGCTGAATACCAGTCTAACGGTGCGAGCACACTCTGCAAACTCCCACTCCAAAAAGGGATGGGAGCCCTTCACGAATCGTGTCGTCCAGCTCCTTGTTGATGACAGAAAACAGTCGGGGGCACCATTGGTGTTCCTTCTGTGGGGTAGCAATGCAGCTAAACTTGTTGAAGGAGTGCTTGGGAACAGGAAGCAGGAGAACTTCTTGGTACTAAAGTCTGTTCATCCATCACCTCTCTCGGCTTCCAGAGGCTTCTTTGGAAACTACCATTTCAAGAAGATAAACGACTGGTTATATGCCAGAAAGCATCCTATGATTGATTGGAGTGTCTCTCCCAGCACGCAACTAAAGGAGGTAATGGAAGCGAATGAGAATCTctga
- the APT2 gene encoding adenine phosphoribosyltransferase APT2 (similar to Ashbya gossypii AER325W): MSIEEYALELRAALHQYPNFPKEGVLFEDFLPIFRSPQLFHKLIEAFKLHLISAFPDVKIDYIVGLESRGFLFGPTLALAIGAGFVPVRKAGKLPGSVMQAKYTKEYSDDVFELQVDAIPEGSNVVIIDDIIATGGSAAAAGDLVLQSKAKILEFAFVMELSFLKGRDKLQAPVFTLLSGQQEGLRK, from the coding sequence ATGTCGATTGAAGAATATGCTCTTGAATTGAGGGCTGCTTTGCACCAATACCCTAACTTTCCAAAAGAAGGAGTTTTGTTTGAGGATTTTTTGCCAATTTTTAGATCGCCACAATTATTCCATAAATTGATTGAAGCTTTTAAACTACACTTAATTTCTGCTTTCCCAGATGTTAAGATTGATTATATTGTTGGTTTAGAATCTCGTGGATTTTTATTCGGTCCGACGTTGGCCCTGGCAATTGGTGCTGGTTTTGTGCCCGTGCGTAAGGCAGGAAAGCTTCCAGGTTCAGTTATGCAAGCGAAATATACCAAAGAGTATAGTGACGATGTGTTTGAACTTCAAGTGGATGCTATTCCAGAAGGTTCTAATGTTGTgattattgatgatattattgcTACGGGCGGttctgcagcagcagcaggtgATTTAGTTTTGCAATCAAAGGctaaaattttggaatttgcATTTGTGATGGAATTAAGTTTCTTGAAGGGTAGAGATAAATTGCAAGCTCCTGTGTTCACCTTATTGAGTGGCCAACAAGAGGGTTTGAGAAAATAG
- a CDS encoding uncharacterized protein (similar to Ashbya gossypii AER331C), whose amino-acid sequence MAVNSLEVARRRWTLGLFILGLVVFLWVLSAILLSHIFEDGTYRKPFFVTYLNTASFVIYLLPRGWKMVMGYLFMGVATRGEGGGGAGFLDEPLLEEGHSGEEVVAAFEQTSSLSLLSFPSVAEPVPLEVDLQAASAPTQELSVRETVKLSADFCIMWVLANVAANAALSYTSVTSQIILSSTSSFFTLIIGACYRIVSINKAYVLGCVVSFIGIILTTYSDSAVTSLKELLIDFTLRAASFTDLNLRTSGTPSTFFGNLLALLGSIMYGFYCTLLKYKVQDESQLDMMLFFGFVGLFTLLFFWPLLIIVHLLGLEAFELPHDPKVISVIFLNCFIMVVSELCWAKSMFLTSPLTVTVGLSATIPFAMFGDYIIKGRNMTLLYFIGASLIFVSIFIINKESKEVINRQERPQII is encoded by the coding sequence ATGGCTGTTAATTCGTTGGAGGTGGCAAGACGGCGATGGACGCTTGGGTTGTTTATCCTGGGTTTGGTGGTGTTTCTTTGGGTTTTATCTGCGATTCTTTTGAGCcatatatttgaagatggGACGTACAGGAAGCCCTTTTTTGTGACTTATCTGAATACTGCATCGTTTGTGATTTATTTGCTTCCTCGAGGGTGGAAGATGGTGATGGGTTATCTTTTTATGGGTGTTGCTACGagaggagaaggaggaggaggTGCAGGGTTTCTCGATGAGCCGCTTTTGGAGGAGGGGCATAGTGGTGAGGAGGTTGTCGCGGCTTTTGAACAGACGTCATCTTTGTCGTTACTGTCTTTTCCTTCGGTGGCGGAGCCTGTGCCATTGGAAGTGGATCTGCAAGCAGCGTCGGCCCCGACACAAGAGTTGTCTGTACGTGAGACTGTGAAACTTAGTGCTGATTTTTGCATAATGTGGGTGTTGGCCAATGTCGCGGCCAATGCAGCTTTGAGTTATACGTCAGTTACATCGCAGATCATACTTTCCTCTACATCTTCATTTTTCACCTTGATAATTGGTGCATGCTATCGTATTGTTTCGATTAATAAGGCGTATGTCCTTGGGTGTGTAGTATCGTTTATTGGTATTATACTTACTACATACTCAGATTCAGCGGTTACTTCTCTAAAAGAGCTATTGATAGACTTTACTCTTAGGGCGGCCTCGTTCACTGATTTAAACTTGAGAACCTCGGGGACGCCTTCAACATTCTTCGGCAACCTGCTTGCCCTTCTTGGATCTATCATGTATGGATTTTATTGCACGCTTCTCAAGTACAAAGTTCAAGATGAATCGCAACTAGATATGATgcttttttttggatttgttgGTTTATTTACATTGCTCTTTTTCTGGCCCTTACTTATTATTGTACATTTGCTTGGGTTAGAGGCATTTGAACTTCCGCATGACCCAAAAGTTATTTCTGTTATATTTCTAAACTGCTTCATCATGGTAGTGAGCGAGCTTTGCTGGGCGAAATCAATGTTTCTAACGTCGCCTTTAACAGTGACTGTCGGTTTAAGCGCTACTATTCCGTTTGCTATGTTTGGAGACTATATAATAAAGGGTAGGAATATGACCTTGCTCTATTTTATAGGAGCGAGTTTAATCTTTGTGtccattttcattattaataagGAATCAAAGGAAGTTATTAATAGACAAGAGAGACCGCAGATAATATAG
- the OST6 gene encoding dolichyl-diphosphooligosaccharide--protein glycotransferase (similar to Ashbya gossypii AER330W), translating into MLWKNMVLFMGLLYAHLVTGLLTWSDIIPLSDSNGVVHVTQENYEWLSNGAREFYSIVLVTSSKPDSHGQVCRTCESFWPVWNKIAWTLTHTLPEQRSQHFLFFEIDTSEIHKFVEDMGLVDVPRCLVYPPGEENELFSFSTSLFYEFQISPELTVDKAVQFADFLGRILNVFVNIREDFNLNSFLKSFASFILVFVAFKKICLPLISNRFKFIGCVLSLLGILISITGYKFTKINGIPFISKNEEGQIMFFAGSTSWQFGIEILTVSLMYCAMAICLLLLIWVIKTKIRVPPYGRILAIIILDVALFNLFSYFLECYKIKLPSYPYLLL; encoded by the coding sequence ATGCTATGGAAGAATATGGTATTATTTATGGGTCTGCTGTATGCACATTTAGTAACTGGCTTGCTAACGTGGTCCGACATTATACCGTTATCGGATAGCAATGGCGTTGTGCATGTCACGCAAGAAAACTACGAGTGGTTGTCAAATGGAGCACGGGAATTTTATTCTATTGTACTAGTTACATCATCGAAGCCCGATAGCCATGGACAGGTGTGTAGGACTTGTGAGTCGTTTTGGCCAGTGTGGAACAAAATAGCGTGGACGTTAACACATACGCTACCTGAACAAAGAAGCCAGCActttttgttctttgaGATAGATACCAGTGAGATTCATAAATTTGTGGAGGACATGGGATTGGTTGATGTACCCCGATGTTTAGTATATCCACCAGGGGAAGAGAATGAATTATTCTCATTTTCTACTAGTTTATTTTATGAGTTTCAGATTAGCCCTGAGTTGACGGTAGATAAGGCTGTTCAATTTGCGGACTTCTTGGGGAGGATTCTCAAtgtttttgttaatattCGGGAAGATTTCAACCTGAATTCATTCTTAAAAAGCTTTGCCAGTTTCATCCTAGTTTTTGTTGCATTTAAGAAGATATGCTTACCGCTAATCTCCAACAGGTTCAAGTTCATTGGATGCGTACTATCGCTGCTTGGAATCTTGATTTCCATTACGGGATATAAGTTTACCAAAATCAATGGCATTCCATTTATATCAAAGAATGAAGAAGGGCAAATAATGTTTTTTGCAGGTTCAACATCTTGGCAATTTGGAATTGAGATTTTAACGGTATCTCTAATGTATTGTGCCATGGCTATTTGTTTACTTCTCTTGATCTGGGTGATTAAAACTAAAATACGTGTTCCTCCATATGGGAGAATTTtagcaataataatacttgACGTTGCACTCTTCAACTTGTTCTCTTACTTCTTAGAGTGttacaaaatcaaactaCCTTCTTATCCGTATCTTCTGCTATAA
- the LRS4 gene encoding Lrs4p (similar to Ashbya gossypii AER329C), translated as MSTALQTLANYYESVIQCERIYSDYIIAQQSIDPKTKQQHESILTKETISLKKQVEQLITESVSQRQEIDRLRNLNKTQRSLLESKLEAAKKRLARSKEGVVNQDEQVLQKQEDLNGRGGNEATGGGSGSGSDGSASNNGAGFHLLSPLRSPGGKVKARKLNGIAVHNRVARLRQVINEGRKTMFDEDTDDSANLTDEVMFMETFKRTDAAGNSSAGDGQGNTAGNEVHPEDEDDDENMEGEGSSQLKKRKLSRKRIQTTENEGYHVRGFRSKNLKGIFKVK; from the coding sequence ATGTCGACGGCGCTCCAAACTCTAGCCAATTACTATGAGTCAGTAATTCAATGTGAAAGAATCTATAGCGATTACATTATTGCACAGCAGTCCATCGACcctaaaacaaaacaacagcatGAATCGATACTGACTAAAGAAACAATAAGTCTAAAGAAGCAGGTTGAACAATTGATCACGGAATCAGTATCTCAGAGACAGGAAATTGATAGGCTGAGGAATCTGAATAAGACGCAGCGTTCGTTGTTGGAGTCTAAGTTGGAGGCGGCCAAGAAGCGACTAGCCAGATCTAAAGAAGGTGTAGTTAATCAGGATGAGCAGGTGCTGCAGAAGCAGGAAGATTTAAATGGCAGGGGCGGAAATGAAGCTACAGGTGGTGGCAGTGGTAGTGGCAGTGATGGTAGTGCAAGTAACAATGGCGCTGGATTTCACTTATTGTCACCTTTGCGCTCTCCTGGGGGTAAGGTTAAGGCGCGTAAGCTAAATGGCATAGCAGTGCATAATAGGGTTGCAAGGTTAAGGCAAGTTATAAATGAAGGACGTAAAACTATGTTTGACGAAGATACAGATGACAGTGCCAATCTAACTGACGAAGTAATGTTTATGGAGACTTTTAAGCGGACCGATGCAGCGGGGAACTCAAGTGCTGGTGACGGTCAAGGAAACACCGCAGGAAACGAAGTGCATCCtgaagacgaagatgatgatgaaaatatggAGGGAGAAGGTTCCTCACAGCTGAAGAAGCGGAAACTATCGCGGAAGCGAATCCAAACAACTGAAAATGAGGGTTATCATGTGCGTGGATTTAGATCTAAGAATCTTAAGGGCATATTTAAGGtaaaatga
- the NSE5 gene encoding Smc5-Smc6 complex subunit NSE5 (similar to Ashbya gossypii AER324C), with product MAASSHHYVVGSNDAGLPHYFVELNEQCLKEFEQYNSLCSVDEYEQLLYLLENKFLSGQVPIPPSDVIVVLLTLATASSHYKDHLIRGNDPYNVGRTDIAHRCMRFLNELLRTVHVFELHKYELFELELLRCQLFTFLDSIDPKQSTSTISKRVRTRTNNQVSDIPFIAEELPQSLGSPETVNYKYISALETKKAVFHNPLITRVLSQSGSFWNSVAWALSSSVDDDPVKHYCGEVWLPIIMFIFELYELRHEYYKLHELGGTDRLGFTQKFIRSPLVSLFKSLSSSNIHIALCDHLFVNCGKGVGSGIARPVYHSELNLSATYLPICKPSTSFKWYKSMKLRRRILGAYYRVLADIPSSQRIKSFSEDQSIKYMSRILLQIDKLSMFESFFLTDEISATMHYLPLLAEHTVVQLWEDCNKTIEPTLVDNLKNLDALIDNFEDLLEGEPKVCVNDLGLLKTTGYIYTCTLVLLKCALFLHGKRLKASRLRSVIQRFIKMESESISATKRDETYPILTPYLKTMFEL from the coding sequence ATGGCTGCTAGCAGTCACCATTATGTTGTTGGGTCTAATGATGCAGGGCTGCCGCATTATTTCGTGGAACTGAATGAACAATGTCTCAAGGAATTTGAACAATACAACTCCTTGTGTTCAGTTGATGAGTACGAGCAACTTCTTTATTTGCTTGAGAATAAGTTTTTATCAGGGCAAGTACCAATTCCCCCTAGTGATGTGATTGTTGTGCTTTTAACGCTTGCTACTGCATCTTCTCATTATAAGGATCATCTTATTAGGGGAAACGATCCGTACAATGTTGGAAGAACAGACATTGCCCACCGTTGCATGCGATTCCTAAATGAGCTTTTGCGTACAGTACACGTTTTCGAACTACATAAGTATGAATTATTCGAGCTTGAGCTGCTGCGGTGCCAGCTTTTTACGTTCCTTGATAGCATCGACCCGAAACAATCAACTTCTACTATATCTAAGAGAGTCCGAACTCGCACTAACAACCAAGTTTCTGATATTCCATTTATTGCTGAAGAACTACCACAAAGTTTAGGCTCCCCGGAAACGGTGaactataaatatatcagtGCTctggaaacaaaaaaagcGGTTTTCCATAATCCTTTAATTACGCGTGTTCTCTCACAGAGTGGTAGTTTCTGGAACTCCGTTGCTTGGGCTCTTTCATCTTCAGTTGACGATGACCCTGTGAAGCACTACTGTGGTGAAGTATGGCTGCCGATTATTATGTTTATATTTGAACTGTATGAATTGCGGCACGAATACTACAAGCTCCATGAGCTTGGTGGTACAGATCGTTTGGGCTTTACCCAGAAGTTCATTCGCAGTCCCCTGGTGTCTTTGTTCAAGTCTTTAAGCAGCAGTAATATTCATATTGCTCTTTGTGACCACTTGTTTGTTAACTGTGGTAAGGGGGTTGGTAGTGGGATAGCTAGACCAGTTTACCACTCTGAACTTAACCTTTCTGCAACTTACCTGCCTATATGCAAACCTTCTACAAGTTTTAAATGGTATAAATCCATGAAGCTTAGACGGCGTATACTTGGAGCTTATTATAGAGTTCTAGCTGACATCCCAAGTAGCCAAAGAATAAAGTCTTTCTCTGAGGACCAAAGTATCAAATATATGTCTAGGATACTTCTACAAATAGATAAATTGAGTATGTTTGAatccttctttttgacTGATGAAATTAGCGCAACAATGCACTATTTACCGTTGCTTGCAGAACATACGGTTGTTCAATTATGGGAAGATTGTAATAAGACAATTGAGCCCACCCTAGTGGAtaatttgaagaacttggaCGCACTCATTgacaattttgaagatttactCGAAGGTGAGCCGAAAGTTTGTGTTAACGATTTAGGTCTTCTCAAAACAACAggctatatatatacttgtACGTTGGTACTGCTGAAATGCGCGTTGTTTCTCCATGGTAAAAGGCTGAAAGCTTCAAGGTTGAGGAGTGTTATACAgagatttattaaaatggAATCAGAGTCGATTTCAGCCACAAAAAGGGATGAGACTTATCCAATCCTCACACCTTATCTAAAAACTATGTTTGAATTATAA